A single window of Paracoccus albus DNA harbors:
- the choX gene encoding choline ABC transporter substrate-binding protein: MTRIAALLLGAAFALPATAQEAESCKEITFSDVGWTDITATTAVARTVLDALGYETEAELLALPVTFSGLSTNDVDVFLGLWMPTMEADIAPYREAGTVDILRTNLTGAKYTLATNKAGAELGISDFASIAEHADELDGKIYGIEPGNDGNRLLIEMVAEDKFGLGTFDIVESSEQGMLAQVARETNSGNPIVFLGWEPHPMNAEYEMTYLEGGDDIFGPNLGGAEVQTTTRAGFVEECPNVGKFLQNLEFTLEMENEIMGAILNDGAQPEDAAKAWLQENPDAATIWLDGMTAQDGRDAVEVLTAALEG, translated from the coding sequence ATGACCCGTATCGCCGCCCTGCTGCTTGGCGCAGCCTTTGCCCTTCCCGCCACCGCGCAAGAGGCTGAATCCTGCAAGGAAATCACCTTTTCCGATGTCGGCTGGACCGATATAACCGCGACCACCGCCGTCGCGCGCACCGTCCTTGACGCGCTCGGATATGAGACAGAGGCAGAGCTTCTGGCCCTGCCCGTCACCTTCAGCGGGCTGTCGACCAATGATGTCGACGTTTTCCTTGGGCTGTGGATGCCCACCATGGAGGCTGACATTGCCCCATATCGTGAAGCCGGAACGGTTGATATTCTGCGCACGAACCTGACGGGTGCGAAATATACCCTGGCGACCAACAAAGCGGGTGCGGAACTTGGTATTTCCGACTTTGCAAGCATCGCGGAGCACGCGGATGAGCTGGACGGGAAGATCTATGGGATCGAGCCGGGAAATGACGGCAACCGCCTGCTGATCGAGATGGTGGCCGAAGACAAATTCGGCCTTGGAACATTCGATATCGTCGAATCATCGGAACAGGGAATGCTGGCGCAGGTCGCCCGGGAAACCAATTCGGGCAATCCGATTGTCTTTCTGGGCTGGGAACCCCACCCGATGAATGCCGAATATGAGATGACTTATCTTGAAGGCGGTGATGACATTTTCGGGCCCAATCTGGGCGGGGCCGAAGTGCAGACCACCACGCGCGCCGGCTTTGTGGAAGAATGCCCCAATGTCGGAAAGTTCCTGCAAAATCTGGAATTCACGCTTGAGATGGAGAATGAGATCATGGGTGCAATCCTGAATGACGGGGCGCAGCCGGAAGACGCGGCAAAAGCATGGCTTCAGGAAAACCCGGACGCTGCGACCATCTGGCTTGACGGTATGACCGCACAGGACGGGCGCGACGCAGTCGAGGTTCTGACAGCAGCGCTTGAAGGCTGA
- the betI gene encoding transcriptional regulator BetI codes for MRKRAGKTTRKTELINAAISTIARSGTLDVTVADIAREAGMSSALAHHYFGSKDQIFLSTMREILRRYTAAVSDALAGVKNPRDRLFAVLQASLGPEHFDAATIAAWLNFYALAQQDEAAARLLRVYHRRLKSNLLSDLRKVEAGRADHVAETLGALIDGVYLRKALQRDAASDLLDLPKAYLLSVIGEV; via the coding sequence ATGCGTAAGCGTGCCGGAAAGACTACCAGAAAGACCGAATTGATCAACGCCGCAATCAGTACGATTGCGCGCAGTGGCACGCTTGACGTGACCGTCGCTGACATCGCGCGAGAGGCGGGCATGTCCTCCGCCCTTGCGCATCATTATTTTGGTTCGAAAGATCAGATATTTCTGTCGACGATGCGCGAAATCCTGCGTCGCTATACAGCGGCTGTCAGTGATGCACTTGCAGGCGTCAAAAATCCGCGAGATCGGCTATTTGCAGTTCTGCAGGCGAGTCTCGGCCCCGAGCATTTCGATGCCGCAACCATAGCGGCATGGCTCAATTTCTACGCCCTGGCGCAGCAGGACGAAGCGGCCGCGAGATTGCTGCGGGTCTATCATCGCAGGCTGAAGTCAAACCTGCTGAGCGATTTGAGGAAGGTTGAAGCCGGTCGTGCGGATCATGTGGCGGAAACGCTGGGCGCGCTGATCGATGGCGTCTATCTGCGCAAGGCATTGCAGCGCGATGCCGCGTCCGATCTTCTGGACTTGCCGAAGGCCTACCTTTTGTCGGTGATTGGCGAAGTCTGA
- a CDS encoding BMP family ABC transporter substrate-binding protein: MLRRTLLTTAAALAALTALPAAAQDEPLKVGFIYVGPVGDGGWTYQHDQGRLALEEEFGDRIETTFIESVPEGADAERAITQLALAGNEIIFTTSFGFMDATMAVAEKFPDIKFEHATGYKRADNVATYDARFYEGRAVMGTIAGRMTESNKIGYIGSFPIPEVIQGINSSFIHARKVNPDVEMRVVWAYSWFDPAKEADAAAALIAEGVDVILQHTDSTAPLAKAQEAGAIGFGQASDMSAFAPSPRVSSIIDNWAPYYIERVNAVLDGTWTSEATWAGIGDGEVEIGEITEAVPPEVKEEALALKDQIASGEYHPFTGPLNKADGSEWLAEGQTATDEELSQMNFYVEGITAEIPQ; encoded by the coding sequence ATGCTTCGCAGAACCCTTTTGACCACCGCAGCGGCGCTCGCTGCGCTGACCGCGCTTCCCGCCGCTGCTCAGGACGAACCGCTGAAGGTCGGCTTCATCTATGTCGGCCCTGTCGGCGATGGCGGCTGGACCTATCAGCACGATCAGGGCCGGCTTGCACTTGAAGAAGAATTCGGCGACCGGATCGAGACGACCTTCATCGAAAGCGTCCCCGAAGGCGCCGATGCGGAACGCGCGATCACCCAGCTTGCGCTTGCCGGGAATGAGATCATCTTCACCACCAGTTTCGGCTTCATGGACGCGACCATGGCCGTAGCCGAAAAGTTTCCCGACATCAAATTCGAACATGCCACCGGCTATAAGCGCGCCGATAATGTCGCAACCTATGACGCGCGCTTCTATGAAGGCCGCGCCGTGATGGGCACGATTGCCGGGCGGATGACCGAATCGAACAAGATCGGCTATATCGGATCTTTCCCGATCCCAGAGGTTATTCAGGGCATCAACTCTTCCTTCATCCATGCCCGCAAGGTGAACCCCGATGTAGAAATGCGCGTCGTCTGGGCCTATAGCTGGTTCGATCCCGCAAAAGAGGCCGACGCCGCCGCCGCCCTGATCGCGGAAGGCGTCGATGTGATCCTGCAGCACACCGATTCGACCGCGCCGCTGGCCAAGGCTCAGGAAGCCGGGGCCATCGGATTCGGTCAGGCCTCTGACATGTCGGCCTTTGCGCCCTCGCCCCGCGTTTCGTCGATCATCGACAACTGGGCACCATACTATATCGAGCGTGTGAATGCAGTGCTGGACGGGACCTGGACATCCGAAGCGACATGGGCCGGCATCGGCGACGGCGAGGTCGAGATCGGCGAGATCACCGAGGCCGTTCCGCCAGAGGTGAAGGAAGAAGCCCTCGCCCTGAAGGATCAAATTGCCTCGGGCGAATACCATCCGTTCACAGGCCCGCTGAACAAGGCTGATGGCAGTGAGTGGCTGGCCGAGGGTCAGACTGCCACGGATGAAGAGCTTTCGCAGATGAATTTCTATGTCGAAGGCATCACTGCCGAAATCCCGCAATAG
- a CDS encoding ABC transporter permease, with translation MIDITTLIMTILSASTPLLFAALGELMAERAGVLNLGVEGMMITGALAGFAAAHATGNPLLGFVAAALAGAAISMIFGVLTQFLLTNQVATGLALTLFGLGLTALFGKPYEGVKAPSMAAGPLGLHWIIWLGLLMVPLSWWFLNRTRGGLILRGIGENHDAAHALGHKVRLVRLAAVAFGGAMAGIGGAYISIATVLQWTEGMTAGAGWIALALVVFSGWRAFGVMAGAWLFGGVTVMQLRLQAAGVNLPVQLLAMAPYLATIIALVVISARRRGSAAPGSLGRIFHTTN, from the coding sequence ATGATCGACATAACGACACTGATCATGACGATCCTTTCCGCCTCGACCCCCCTGTTGTTCGCGGCACTGGGAGAGTTGATGGCCGAACGCGCCGGTGTCCTGAACCTTGGGGTTGAGGGGATGATGATCACAGGCGCACTCGCCGGGTTTGCAGCGGCCCATGCAACTGGCAACCCGTTGTTGGGCTTCGTCGCGGCTGCCCTTGCCGGTGCGGCGATTTCCATGATTTTCGGCGTGCTGACGCAGTTCCTGCTGACAAATCAGGTTGCAACCGGGCTTGCCCTGACGCTGTTCGGCCTTGGCCTGACCGCGCTGTTCGGAAAACCCTATGAGGGGGTCAAGGCCCCATCAATGGCAGCCGGTCCCCTGGGGCTGCACTGGATCATCTGGCTCGGCCTGCTGATGGTACCGCTGTCATGGTGGTTCCTGAATCGGACGCGGGGCGGGCTGATCCTGCGCGGCATCGGAGAGAATCACGACGCGGCCCATGCGCTTGGCCACAAGGTCCGGCTGGTGCGGCTGGCAGCAGTCGCCTTTGGCGGGGCAATGGCGGGCATCGGCGGGGCGTATATTTCGATCGCGACTGTCTTGCAATGGACCGAAGGGATGACTGCGGGTGCTGGCTGGATCGCGTTGGCTCTGGTGGTCTTTTCCGGCTGGCGCGCCTTCGGCGTCATGGCGGGGGCCTGGCTGTTCGGCGGCGTCACGGTGATGCAGTTGCGGCTGCAGGCAGCCGGGGTCAATCTGCCCGTGCAGTTGCTTGCCATGGCACCTTACCTTGCCACAATCATAGCGCTTGTGGTCATCTCGGCGCGCCGACGTGGAAGCGCTGCGCCCGGATCGCTTGGGCGAATATTCCATACAACAAACTGA
- a CDS encoding ABC transporter permease — protein sequence MWQLEPRSDSPLIWQFATPVLAVVATMLTGALLFGLMGYDPVAAIRTIFWDPLFGASASYSRPQLLVKAGPLILIACGLAVGFRAGIWNIGAEGQYIMGGITGAAVALAAYPAEGWWILPAMIVAGAFGGWVWGMIPAMLRNWFGASEILVSLMLVYVAEKVAAWMAFGPMRNPEGFGMPGSRNLAQYPSASNPELISGTGIHWGVVAAALAVIGVWILMSRHIRGLQIRAAGQAPRAARFAGVRPSALVAFCLGLSGALAGMAGLFEVAGPAGQITDSFGSGYGFTAIIVAFLGRLHPVGIVLGGLLMALTYIGGDIAQMILQLPFATVQVFQGMMLFYLLGFDLLTRYRIRRRVAA from the coding sequence ATGTGGCAACTTGAACCGCGCAGCGACTCTCCGCTGATCTGGCAATTTGCAACGCCTGTTCTGGCTGTTGTCGCGACCATGCTGACAGGTGCGCTTCTGTTCGGCCTCATGGGCTATGACCCGGTGGCAGCCATCCGCACGATCTTCTGGGATCCGCTTTTCGGGGCATCGGCAAGCTATTCGCGCCCGCAACTGCTGGTGAAGGCCGGCCCGCTGATCCTGATTGCCTGTGGCCTCGCCGTCGGATTTCGCGCCGGTATCTGGAATATCGGTGCCGAGGGGCAATATATCATGGGCGGAATAACCGGCGCTGCGGTGGCCCTTGCCGCATATCCCGCCGAGGGGTGGTGGATCCTGCCCGCTATGATCGTCGCAGGTGCGTTTGGCGGCTGGGTCTGGGGAATGATTCCGGCGATGTTGCGAAACTGGTTTGGGGCGTCCGAAATTCTCGTATCGTTGATGCTGGTATATGTGGCAGAAAAGGTCGCCGCATGGATGGCGTTCGGCCCGATGCGCAACCCGGAGGGGTTCGGGATGCCCGGCTCGCGAAATCTGGCGCAATACCCCTCTGCCTCGAACCCGGAGCTGATCTCGGGCACCGGCATCCATTGGGGCGTCGTCGCCGCAGCCCTTGCTGTCATTGGTGTCTGGATCCTGATGTCGCGCCATATCCGCGGTTTGCAGATCCGCGCCGCCGGACAGGCACCACGGGCAGCGCGGTTTGCGGGGGTGAGGCCCTCTGCCCTCGTGGCGTTCTGCCTTGGCCTGTCGGGCGCGCTTGCCGGTATGGCCGGGCTGTTCGAGGTCGCGGGCCCTGCGGGGCAGATCACTGACAGCTTCGGCTCTGGCTATGGGTTCACAGCGATCATCGTCGCATTCCTTGGCCGTTTGCATCCGGTCGGAATCGTGCTGGGCGGCTTGCTGATGGCGCTGACCTATATCGGCGGGGATATTGCGCAGATGATCCTTCAGCTGCCCTTTGCGACGGTGCAGGTTTTCCAGGGCATGATGCTGTTCTATTTGCTGGGCTTCGACCTGCTGACCCGTTACCGCATCCGGCGGAGGGTCGCAGCATGA
- a CDS encoding ABC transporter ATP-binding protein yields the protein MTADVIFRADGLSKTYPGVKANDAISFDVRSGDIHALLGENGAGKSTLVKTIYGLVRPDEGQMWLDGKDFAPADPHAARSAGVGMVFQHFSLFDAMTVAENIALGLDNPPPRRELASRIASISEAYGLPLYPARRIADLSAGERQRVEIIRALLGDPRLLIMDEPTSVLTPQESEILFATLRKLAAKGTSILYISHKLEEIRANCDRATILRGGRVIENCDPRALTARELAAMMVGGEMREIDRSGRSPGDVLLSVKDLSLAPLSVDGTSLKSVSLDVRAGEVLAIGGVAGNGQEELLSALSGEILSPGGTVNLGGVDLSRAGPVQRREAGLLAAPEDRLGHAAVPGFSLTDNALLTASVRQELAPGGMIRHRAAREYTQKVIAEFDVRTPGPDTAASALSGGNLQKFVIGREVLQNPRVLVVNQPTWGVDAGAAAAIRQALLNLAAGGAGVVVISQDLDELLELGDRFSALNEGRLSEPRPTDGLSLDEIGLMLGGAHGTEIAHVAT from the coding sequence GTCAGATCGGGCGATATCCATGCACTTCTGGGCGAGAACGGTGCCGGGAAGTCGACTTTGGTCAAGACAATCTATGGCCTTGTTCGCCCGGATGAGGGGCAGATGTGGCTGGACGGCAAAGACTTTGCGCCCGCTGATCCTCACGCGGCACGCAGTGCCGGTGTTGGCATGGTGTTCCAGCATTTCAGCCTGTTCGACGCGATGACGGTGGCAGAGAATATTGCGCTCGGCCTAGACAACCCGCCACCAAGGCGAGAGCTTGCCAGCCGTATCGCCTCGATTTCCGAGGCATACGGGCTGCCGTTGTACCCCGCGCGTCGCATTGCCGATCTTTCGGCGGGCGAACGTCAGCGGGTGGAGATCATTCGGGCGCTTCTGGGCGATCCTCGTCTGCTGATCATGGACGAGCCGACAAGCGTCCTGACCCCACAGGAATCCGAAATTCTGTTTGCCACCCTGCGCAAGCTGGCGGCGAAAGGGACATCTATCCTCTATATCAGCCACAAACTTGAAGAGATCCGCGCCAATTGCGACAGGGCGACGATCCTGCGCGGTGGCCGGGTTATCGAAAATTGCGATCCGCGCGCCCTTACCGCACGCGAACTTGCCGCCATGATGGTCGGTGGAGAGATGCGGGAAATCGACCGTTCCGGTCGCAGCCCCGGTGATGTCCTTCTGTCGGTAAAGGACCTGAGCCTTGCCCCGCTTTCCGTCGACGGCACATCGCTGAAATCCGTCTCGCTTGATGTCCGGGCTGGTGAGGTTCTGGCCATTGGTGGCGTCGCAGGCAATGGGCAAGAGGAATTGCTGTCGGCCCTGTCCGGAGAGATCCTGTCGCCAGGTGGCACTGTTAACCTTGGTGGCGTGGACCTGTCTCGCGCGGGACCCGTGCAGCGACGCGAGGCTGGTCTGCTGGCCGCGCCAGAGGACCGCTTGGGTCATGCCGCCGTACCCGGCTTTTCACTGACGGATAATGCGCTTTTGACCGCATCCGTGCGTCAGGAACTCGCGCCCGGCGGAATGATCCGTCACCGCGCCGCGCGTGAATACACCCAGAAGGTCATCGCCGAATTCGACGTGCGCACCCCCGGCCCCGATACCGCTGCATCTGCCCTTTCTGGCGGCAACCTGCAGAAATTCGTCATCGGACGCGAGGTCTTGCAGAACCCGCGCGTTCTGGTGGTCAACCAGCCGACATGGGGCGTGGATGCGGGCGCTGCCGCTGCCATCCGGCAGGCGCTTTTGAACCTCGCCGCTGGCGGGGCGGGCGTTGTCGTCATCAGTCAGGATCTGGATGAATTGCTGGAACTGGGCGACCGGTTTTCTGCGCTGAATGAGGGGCGCCTGTCAGAGCCTCGACCGACAGACGGGCTGAGCCTTGATGAAATCGGCCTGATGCTTGGCGGCGCACATGGAACGGAGATCGCGCATGTGGCAACTTGA